One genomic region from Devosia neptuniae encodes:
- a CDS encoding YciE/YciF ferroxidase family protein: MAEKTLNDLFLDTLKDIYFAEKQIVKTLPKMAKAAVSPTLKAGFEQHLEETEVHVERLEQVFELIGKPARGKSCEAILGIIEEGKSIIDEYKGTGALDAGLIAAAQAVEHYEIARYGTLKTWANQLGLTDAAALFEATLKEEIATDQKLSKVGEAEANVKAA, encoded by the coding sequence ATGGCCGAAAAAACTCTGAACGATCTTTTTCTTGATACCCTCAAGGACATCTATTTTGCCGAAAAGCAGATCGTGAAGACGCTGCCAAAGATGGCGAAGGCTGCGGTATCACCTACGCTGAAAGCCGGGTTTGAACAGCATCTGGAGGAAACCGAGGTGCATGTCGAGCGTTTGGAACAGGTTTTCGAGCTCATCGGAAAGCCCGCCCGCGGCAAAAGCTGCGAGGCGATCCTAGGGATTATTGAAGAAGGCAAGTCCATCATCGATGAATATAAGGGAACCGGCGCGCTTGATGCAGGCCTGATAGCTGCCGCTCAGGCGGTCGAACACTATGAAATCGCCCGCTACGGTACGTTGAAGACATGGGCGAACCAACTGGGGCTAACCGACGCTGCCGCGCTGTTTGAGGCGACCTTGAAGGAAGAAATCGCCACAGACCAAAAGCTATCAAAGGTTGGCGAGGCAGAAGCCAACGTCAAGGCCGCTTAA
- a CDS encoding DUF72 domain-containing protein, producing MTGPLTPDERRAKKAQKRIKQRESTILRASKMHKARLLAEDGPPRKTTIPPALNIGCSGWFYWHLKGTFYPTQMPTKDWFSYYADHFRTVELNAPFYSWPTLGAVRSWRKQAEGRDMIYTVKVSDLITHVCKFEDTGTLVRDFGYIADLLGPMMGCFLFQLPPSYHYSPDRLQQILEQMDPARRNVIEFRHTSWWRDEVYAAFEKAEAIFCSCSGPRLPDELIKTADDIYIRFHGIERWYRHDYSEEELFVWAQRIRSAGAERAWIYFNNDFDGYAVKNAMMLSKILSTV from the coding sequence ATGACTGGACCCCTCACGCCTGACGAGCGCCGTGCAAAAAAAGCTCAAAAGCGGATTAAGCAGCGTGAGAGCACCATCCTGCGTGCCAGCAAGATGCACAAGGCGAGATTGCTAGCCGAAGATGGCCCGCCTCGAAAGACAACCATACCACCTGCTCTGAATATTGGATGCTCGGGTTGGTTCTACTGGCATTTGAAGGGCACCTTCTATCCAACCCAGATGCCGACCAAGGACTGGTTCTCTTACTACGCTGACCATTTCCGTACGGTTGAGCTCAATGCCCCATTTTATTCCTGGCCCACGCTGGGCGCGGTGCGTTCATGGCGCAAACAGGCCGAAGGCCGGGATATGATTTACACAGTCAAGGTGTCAGACCTGATTACTCATGTCTGCAAGTTCGAAGATACGGGAACATTGGTACGGGACTTCGGCTATATCGCTGACCTGCTCGGACCAATGATGGGCTGCTTCTTGTTTCAGCTACCACCGAGCTATCACTACTCGCCAGACCGTCTGCAACAAATTTTGGAGCAAATGGATCCGGCTCGGCGCAACGTCATCGAATTTCGTCACACGAGCTGGTGGCGCGATGAAGTCTATGCGGCGTTCGAGAAAGCAGAGGCAATTTTTTGTTCCTGCAGTGGGCCGCGTTTGCCTGACGAATTGATAAAGACCGCCGACGATATTTACATCCGATTCCACGGGATTGAGCGATGGTATCGCCATGATTACAGTGAAGAAGAACTTTTTGTTTGGGCGCAACGTATCCGAAGCGCGGGTGCCGAGCGTGCGTGGATTTATTTTAACAATGACTTTGATGGCTACGCAGTCAAGAACGCGATGATGCTATCGAAAATTCTGTCCACCGTATGA
- a CDS encoding HWE histidine kinase domain-containing protein: MAEIVRTFDWSSTPLGPITNWPSPLRTVVNLMLESDFPKAIAWGPDLITIHNDAFLPILGEKPSAVGRPFSQVWSEAWDIIGPIAQDAFAGESTFIEDFPLIIERSSAPEQAYFTFCYSPIRGDDGQVMGMMDTVIETTQGVVARQTEAVLHKELAHRIKNVMAVTGAVVNSTLRHARTLDEARESIGNRLAALGKAQDMVTDIGQGSELSQLIRTGLAPYRLDWDRIGLSGPLVNLPSTQVIPFSLIIYELATNAAKYGALSSADGHLNISWSISEQRQFSFRWKEGGLSGLREASRTGFGSQLLTRIAPAYFRGQASIDLRITGMEYLLTGQILTD; encoded by the coding sequence ATGGCCGAGATCGTTCGGACGTTCGATTGGTCGAGCACTCCCCTGGGACCGATCACGAACTGGCCAAGCCCCCTCCGCACCGTTGTAAACCTTATGCTGGAGTCTGATTTTCCTAAAGCGATCGCATGGGGACCGGATCTCATCACGATCCACAACGATGCCTTTTTGCCAATTCTTGGTGAGAAACCAAGCGCCGTTGGCCGGCCATTCTCGCAGGTGTGGAGTGAGGCCTGGGATATCATTGGGCCGATAGCTCAAGATGCATTTGCAGGAGAATCTACGTTTATCGAAGACTTCCCCCTAATCATCGAGCGGAGCAGCGCTCCCGAGCAGGCGTATTTCACCTTTTGCTATAGCCCGATCCGCGGTGACGACGGCCAAGTTATGGGCATGATGGACACCGTTATCGAGACCACACAGGGGGTGGTAGCGCGCCAAACCGAGGCCGTTCTTCACAAGGAGCTGGCACACCGGATCAAAAACGTCATGGCTGTCACGGGGGCCGTCGTCAACTCTACCCTGAGGCATGCCCGCACGCTGGACGAGGCCAGAGAATCGATAGGAAATCGGTTGGCTGCGCTTGGTAAAGCGCAGGACATGGTGACGGACATCGGACAGGGTTCGGAGTTGTCGCAGCTCATCCGAACCGGCTTAGCACCCTATCGTCTGGACTGGGATCGGATCGGGCTTTCCGGACCGCTCGTGAATCTGCCTTCAACTCAGGTGATCCCATTCTCGCTGATTATCTACGAATTGGCCACGAATGCTGCGAAATACGGAGCACTGAGTTCGGCCGACGGCCATCTCAACATCAGCTGGAGCATAAGCGAACAAAGGCAGTTTTCCTTCCGTTGGAAGGAGGGCGGCCTAAGCGGCTTGAGGGAAGCCTCCAGGACCGGATTTGGATCCCAACTTCTCACCAGGATCGCGCCAGCCTATTTTCGGGGTCAAGCGAGTATCGATCTGAGAATTACAGGCATGGAATACCTCCTGACCGGCCAAATTTTGACGGACTGA
- the rsgA gene encoding ribosome small subunit-dependent GTPase A: protein MVRLADEQLGWDSFFECQLADSEAELWRLRIDAVHRGRLTGLMDAEQFEIELPARADTAHFAVGDWVLVNPHTKALHRRLDRRTLLQRPGEGKRPTQLVAANVDTLFIVASCNADFNLARLERYLAFANDAGTNPVIVLTKADVADDAQDFARQAATLQRGLAVVTINARSADAVTALRPWCGPGSTIAIVGSSGVGKSTLVNNLVASGSQLPQQTGSVRPSDSKGRHTTTARSLHAMAGGGWVIDTPGVRSLHMKDLGQGLDVLFAEITELAPSCKFRNCTHDHEPGCAVRAAVASGTLDPDRLTRWRKLHTESRA from the coding sequence ATGGTTCGCCTCGCTGACGAGCAACTCGGCTGGGACAGCTTTTTCGAGTGTCAGCTTGCAGACAGCGAAGCAGAACTTTGGCGGTTGCGCATTGATGCGGTCCATCGCGGGCGGCTGACGGGCCTCATGGACGCCGAGCAGTTCGAAATCGAACTGCCTGCGCGCGCCGATACTGCTCACTTTGCGGTTGGCGATTGGGTGCTGGTCAATCCCCATACCAAGGCACTGCATCGCCGCCTGGACAGAAGGACGCTTTTACAGCGTCCAGGAGAGGGTAAAAGGCCAACCCAGCTTGTTGCCGCTAACGTCGACACGCTCTTTATCGTCGCTTCCTGTAACGCGGACTTTAATTTGGCGCGGCTCGAACGCTATCTCGCGTTCGCCAATGACGCCGGAACGAATCCCGTCATCGTTCTGACCAAAGCCGATGTCGCCGATGACGCGCAAGATTTTGCGCGCCAAGCTGCCACATTGCAGCGCGGATTGGCCGTAGTAACAATTAACGCCCGCTCGGCTGATGCGGTAACGGCCCTGCGGCCTTGGTGTGGTCCGGGATCGACCATAGCCATTGTCGGCTCATCTGGCGTCGGCAAGTCGACCCTTGTCAATAATTTGGTAGCCAGTGGATCCCAGCTTCCCCAACAGACAGGAAGTGTCCGCCCAAGCGATTCAAAGGGCCGTCACACAACCACCGCCCGGTCGCTTCACGCCATGGCCGGTGGCGGTTGGGTGATCGATACTCCCGGCGTCAGAAGTTTGCACATGAAGGACTTGGGGCAAGGTTTGGATGTGCTATTCGCCGAGATCACCGAACTTGCCCCCTCCTGCAAGTTCCGCAATTGCACTCATGACCACGAACCAGGCTGCGCGGTCCGGGCGGCAGTAGCGTCCGGTACGCTTGATCCGGACCGTCTCACCCGCTGGCGAAAGCTTCACACTGAAAGTCGCGCTTGA
- a CDS encoding HD-GYP domain-containing protein, producing the protein MTDIDTVLGLRRQFEAPAAHHAPRYFVIGADRHHGGTQARALGASMTLFRPFAPEDLLGDISADCAASFSVELAQIDDVVCAGVDAAHRVFLKIFEGLKAGQGLSLEDVLEQEEVISNALCKGGLQRWLEVVSLHHNSTYRHCLSVTGFAVAFAQHLGFSSRDQRRLARAALLHDLGKACIPLSILDKPGRLTEPEMAEMQRHCKLGYDLLLQQGGFPSESLDVVLHHHELLDGSGYPDRLSNTQISDVVRMVTIADIYSALIERRSYRAGMDRHEAFLVLESMGGKLDRDLLRAFRGVALGAAT; encoded by the coding sequence TTGACCGACATCGACACTGTTCTCGGACTACGGCGCCAGTTTGAAGCTCCCGCCGCACACCACGCGCCTCGCTATTTTGTCATTGGCGCGGATCGCCACCATGGCGGCACACAGGCCAGAGCCCTTGGCGCTAGCATGACCTTGTTCCGGCCGTTCGCCCCTGAAGATTTGCTGGGTGACATCAGCGCCGATTGTGCAGCCAGCTTTAGCGTCGAGCTGGCTCAGATCGATGACGTGGTCTGTGCCGGGGTCGATGCGGCTCACCGAGTGTTCCTGAAGATATTTGAAGGCCTGAAAGCCGGCCAAGGTCTTTCGCTCGAGGATGTTCTCGAACAGGAGGAGGTTATTTCGAACGCGCTCTGCAAAGGCGGGCTGCAGCGGTGGCTTGAGGTCGTTAGTCTGCACCACAACAGCACCTATAGGCACTGCTTGTCGGTCACGGGCTTCGCCGTGGCGTTTGCTCAACACTTAGGATTCAGCTCACGTGACCAACGTCGTCTCGCCCGGGCCGCTTTGCTCCATGACCTTGGCAAAGCATGTATACCACTGAGCATCCTCGATAAGCCGGGACGGCTGACGGAGCCAGAGATGGCGGAAATGCAGCGCCACTGCAAACTCGGATATGATTTGCTACTTCAACAGGGCGGATTTCCCAGCGAGTCCCTAGACGTCGTCCTACACCATCATGAATTGCTCGACGGAAGCGGCTATCCAGACCGGCTGTCCAACACGCAAATTAGCGACGTGGTCCGCATGGTGACGATTGCGGATATCTATTCGGCTCTTATCGAGAGGCGGTCATATCGCGCTGGCATGGACCGACACGAAGCCTTTTTGGTCCTGGAGAGCATGGGCGGAAAGCTGGATCGGGATTTACTCAGAGCATTCCGCGGAGTCGCGCTAGGAGCCGCGACCTAG
- a CDS encoding ABC transporter permease, with protein MSVSETSLRPVQDKRSVAQPSASQALKYRLKVAMREPTTLIGIFAALLFAYLILVPILSMLTDAARVQFGDERRIASDIGSFTLYYLSRTFLSPISRDLFWQPLLNTLSVAAGAISLSMLVGIPLAWLISRTDMFARRWFATALIVPYMLPAWTFALAWTTLFKNRTVGGQPGWFEAMGLTPPDWLAYGQVPITVILALHYSPFIILLFGTALRRFDSQLEDSARILGARPSQVAWQVILPLMRPALLSAIVLIFAKCLGEFGVAYVLGLPVKFDVLATSLFRNIASRQTGVAAVVAGSIMLIGIVTLLIDAKLVKEARRFVTIGSKGTMNRQSRLGVLRIPATAFAGLIFMLSVGLPLLTLLLSTVMKQPARFTPDNFTLDYWIGTNLDTVALRTGILLSRDLWMAAWNTLWIVGVASVTSGILGLLVGYVVVRTPLRPLSVFLRQITFLPYLVPGIAFATAYLSLFAVQRGPIPALYGTVTILMLALIADQMPYASRAGISAMMQLGKDPEEAAQISGAGWLRRMITVVIPIQKGSLVTGILLPFISGIKGLSLFVILAVPSTDVLTTFSLRLVDYHYTQAANGVVLIIAGIAYFGTLAAQRLTKTNIAEGLGG; from the coding sequence ATGAGCGTGTCGGAAACCTCATTGCGCCCGGTGCAGGATAAGCGGTCTGTCGCCCAGCCTTCGGCCAGTCAGGCGTTGAAATATCGTCTCAAGGTGGCGATGCGCGAGCCGACGACGCTAATCGGAATTTTCGCGGCGCTGCTGTTTGCCTATCTGATCCTGGTGCCTATCCTGTCCATGCTGACCGATGCGGCGCGGGTACAGTTTGGCGATGAGCGGCGCATTGCTTCGGACATTGGCAGCTTCACACTTTACTACCTGAGCCGTACCTTCCTCTCGCCGATTTCGCGCGATCTGTTCTGGCAGCCGCTGCTCAACACATTGTCGGTCGCGGCCGGAGCGATCAGCCTCTCCATGCTGGTCGGTATTCCGCTCGCCTGGCTGATCAGCCGCACCGATATGTTTGCCCGGCGCTGGTTCGCTACGGCATTGATCGTGCCCTATATGCTGCCGGCCTGGACCTTTGCGCTGGCCTGGACCACGCTCTTCAAGAACCGCACGGTGGGCGGGCAACCGGGCTGGTTTGAGGCCATGGGCCTGACGCCGCCCGATTGGCTGGCCTATGGGCAAGTGCCGATCACGGTGATCCTGGCACTGCATTATTCGCCGTTCATCATCCTGCTGTTCGGCACGGCTTTGCGCCGGTTCGATAGCCAGCTTGAGGATTCGGCGCGCATTCTGGGCGCCCGGCCGAGCCAGGTGGCCTGGCAAGTGATCCTGCCGCTGATGCGCCCGGCGCTGCTGTCGGCCATCGTGCTGATCTTTGCCAAATGCCTGGGCGAATTCGGCGTGGCCTATGTGCTGGGCCTGCCGGTCAAGTTTGACGTGTTGGCGACTTCACTGTTCCGCAATATCGCCTCGCGCCAGACTGGCGTGGCGGCGGTGGTGGCCGGCTCGATCATGCTGATCGGTATCGTGACGCTGTTGATCGATGCCAAGCTGGTCAAGGAAGCCCGACGCTTCGTCACTATCGGTTCCAAGGGGACGATGAACCGCCAGTCGCGGCTCGGTGTATTGCGCATTCCTGCGACCGCGTTTGCCGGGCTGATCTTCATGCTCAGCGTTGGCCTGCCGCTGCTGACGCTGTTGCTGTCCACGGTGATGAAGCAGCCGGCGCGGTTCACGCCCGACAATTTCACGCTCGATTATTGGATTGGCACCAATCTCGATACCGTGGCGCTGCGAACCGGCATCCTGCTCAGCCGGGACCTGTGGATGGCAGCGTGGAACACGCTGTGGATCGTCGGCGTCGCTTCGGTCACCTCGGGCATATTGGGGCTGCTGGTGGGCTATGTCGTGGTGCGCACGCCGCTGCGGCCGCTCTCGGTCTTCCTGCGGCAGATCACCTTCCTGCCCTATCTGGTGCCTGGCATCGCCTTCGCTACGGCTTATCTCTCGCTCTTTGCCGTGCAGCGCGGACCGATCCCGGCGCTCTATGGCACGGTGACGATCCTGATGCTGGCGCTGATTGCCGACCAGATGCCCTATGCCTCGCGTGCCGGTATTTCGGCCATGATGCAGCTGGGCAAGGACCCCGAAGAGGCTGCACAGATTTCGGGTGCCGGCTGGCTGCGGCGGATGATCACCGTGGTGATCCCGATCCAGAAGGGATCGCTGGTCACTGGTATTCTACTGCCCTTCATTTCGGGCATTAAGGGGCTCAGCCTTTTCGTGATCCTGGCTGTGCCATCGACCGATGTGCTGACGACCTTCTCGCTGCGCCTGGTCGATTATCACTACACCCAGGCAGCCAATGGCGTGGTGCTGATCATTGCCGGCATCGCCTATTTCGGAACGCTCGCCGCGCAGCGGCTCACCAAAACCAATATCGCCGAAGGGCTGGGAGGCTAG
- a CDS encoding ABC transporter ATP-binding protein gives MPTINLRGAQKNYGANSANAVTDLDLDIGDGEFMCLLGPSGCGKTTTLRMIAGLENLSGGEIHIGDRMMDSVTHGVFVPPEKREMGLVFQSYALWPHLTIERNTDFGLRLRKVPKAEREARVDKVMRALDIEKYRDRYPSQLSGGQQQRVALARMLAVNPGVLLLDEPLSNLDARLRLEMRAELKRIHAEFKTTIVFVTHDQWEAMTLATTIAVMSEGTLQQMGTPDDIYERPANRFVAEFVGSPPINILDLMADKRSASAQAMGAFLSERYASLGDVGSVGLRPEALRIDEDASAVPATAFQLPATVTGILPTGGNWILELRSGDGTLFLTTHEAPEIAVGAAVAVWAKPKALHVFDRKGQRLDAADRLMRTPKAR, from the coding sequence ATGCCAACGATCAACCTGCGCGGAGCGCAAAAGAACTACGGTGCCAATTCGGCCAATGCCGTGACGGATCTGGACCTCGATATTGGCGACGGCGAGTTCATGTGCCTGCTCGGCCCTTCGGGCTGCGGTAAGACCACAACGCTGCGCATGATTGCCGGGCTCGAAAACCTTTCCGGCGGGGAAATCCATATCGGTGACCGCATGATGGATTCGGTCACCCATGGCGTCTTCGTGCCGCCCGAAAAGCGGGAAATGGGGCTGGTATTCCAGAGCTATGCGCTGTGGCCGCATCTGACCATTGAGCGCAACACCGATTTCGGCCTGCGCCTGCGCAAGGTTCCCAAGGCCGAGCGTGAAGCGCGAGTCGATAAGGTGATGCGGGCGCTCGATATCGAGAAATACCGCGACCGCTATCCCTCTCAATTGTCGGGCGGGCAGCAGCAGCGCGTGGCTCTGGCGCGCATGCTAGCGGTCAATCCTGGCGTGCTGCTGCTCGATGAGCCGCTGTCCAATCTGGATGCACGGTTGCGGCTCGAAATGCGGGCGGAGCTCAAACGTATCCATGCCGAGTTCAAAACGACGATCGTGTTCGTCACTCATGACCAGTGGGAAGCGATGACGCTGGCCACCACGATCGCTGTGATGAGCGAGGGCACATTGCAGCAGATGGGCACGCCCGACGATATCTACGAGCGACCGGCCAACCGGTTCGTGGCCGAATTCGTCGGCAGCCCGCCGATCAATATTCTGGACCTGATGGCCGATAAGCGCAGCGCGTCGGCGCAGGCCATGGGCGCGTTCCTCAGTGAACGCTATGCCAGCCTGGGCGATGTCGGCTCGGTCGGGTTGCGGCCCGAGGCTCTGCGGATCGACGAGGACGCATCGGCGGTTCCCGCCACGGCGTTCCAGCTGCCGGCAACGGTCACCGGCATTCTGCCGACCGGCGGCAATTGGATTCTCGAATTGCGCAGCGGCGATGGCACGCTGTTCCTCACCACCCATGAAGCGCCGGAAATCGCAGTGGGTGCCGCGGTGGCCGTCTGGGCCAAGCCCAAGGCGCTGCATGTGTTTGACCGCAAAGGCCAGCGCCTCGACGCTGCCGACCGGTTGATGCGCACGCCCAAGGCCAGGTGA
- a CDS encoding ABC transporter substrate-binding protein, whose translation MTKTVTTAILTSLVALCCARPILAQESAELEAMIAAAKGEPPITVYAVTGKIVETAQTFTAKYGVTAEGKKVSEADQIELLLREHQAGNSTGDVTVAADVAAVMGQLVPEGVVENFVPPDLAPNIAAPLQDPLVLVTDPHVWTYNTEAYETCPVTNIWQLTEPEWSRKVAMLDPLVKPAYADWFNQLETNHDAEMASAYEVLYGKPLVTDEKSATAAWVKAYAENQPLVADSSAVADAIGAPGQAEPYFGISSVAKYRDNTEKGYKLGICSGMQPFAGWLYPGFGMVAAGTDSPNAARLFIHYLLTEEGIAPQTIDGKISSNSTIAPNPEEASGVAAVMGELMAYDTTTAKLDFELRQDWQDFWRIHYSR comes from the coding sequence ATGACGAAGACCGTTACGACCGCGATCCTGACCAGCCTTGTGGCCCTGTGCTGCGCGCGCCCCATTCTGGCGCAAGAGAGCGCCGAGCTTGAAGCGATGATTGCCGCCGCCAAGGGCGAGCCGCCTATCACCGTCTATGCGGTGACCGGCAAGATCGTTGAAACCGCTCAGACTTTCACCGCCAAATATGGCGTCACCGCCGAAGGCAAGAAGGTCTCCGAAGCCGACCAGATCGAGCTGCTGCTGCGCGAGCATCAGGCCGGCAACAGCACGGGCGACGTGACCGTGGCCGCCGATGTGGCGGCGGTGATGGGGCAATTGGTGCCCGAAGGCGTGGTGGAGAATTTTGTGCCGCCCGATCTGGCGCCCAATATCGCGGCGCCCTTGCAGGACCCGCTGGTGCTGGTCACCGACCCCCATGTCTGGACCTATAATACCGAGGCTTATGAAACCTGCCCCGTCACCAATATCTGGCAGCTAACGGAGCCCGAATGGAGCCGCAAGGTTGCGATGCTCGATCCGCTGGTCAAGCCCGCCTATGCAGATTGGTTCAACCAGCTCGAGACCAATCATGACGCCGAAATGGCGTCGGCTTATGAAGTGCTCTACGGCAAGCCACTGGTCACCGACGAGAAAAGTGCGACGGCGGCCTGGGTCAAGGCCTATGCGGAAAACCAGCCGCTGGTGGCTGACTCTTCGGCCGTTGCTGATGCCATCGGTGCGCCGGGGCAGGCCGAGCCCTATTTCGGCATCAGCTCGGTCGCCAAATATCGGGACAATACCGAAAAAGGCTACAAGCTGGGTATTTGCAGCGGCATGCAACCCTTTGCCGGCTGGCTCTATCCCGGCTTTGGCATGGTCGCAGCAGGCACCGACAGCCCCAATGCCGCGCGGCTCTTCATCCACTATTTGCTGACCGAAGAGGGTATCGCGCCCCAGACCATTGACGGCAAGATTTCGTCCAATAGCACCATTGCGCCCAACCCCGAGGAGGCCTCGGGCGTCGCCGCTGTGATGGGCGAATTGATGGCCTATGACACCACGACGGCCAAGCTCGATTTCGAGCTGCGCCAGGACTGGCAGGATTTCTGGCGCATCCACTACTCGCGCTAG
- a CDS encoding ABC transporter substrate-binding protein, which translates to MLNLKQAGVLVTSLAALLAVTPALAQEAFDLDALITAAKGEEPITVYDSTGKIVEMADNFTAKYGVKAVGTKVKATDQLEMIIREAQANNVQGDVSIISDAPAAMAQLAPQGFVTSWLPPDLAGKIAPEYQDPLVVVTSANVWVYNTALYDACPISNIWQLTEPEWKGKVAMQDPLNKASYVDWFNQTQAHGDAQVAAAYKEQYGKDLDTSGESAMAQWVKALAANGPLLTDADAAAAEAVAAPGQSEPFVGLVSSAKFRDNAENGFTLGLCSELKPWLGWMYPGVGVITAGSNSPNASKLFIHYVMTAEGIAPQAEDGKMSTNQDVGLPADEPSGIGAVLDRVFPYSMATSLDDWDARQDWQDLWRLNYAK; encoded by the coding sequence ATGTTGAATTTGAAACAAGCGGGGGTGCTGGTCACCAGTCTTGCCGCACTGCTCGCTGTGACGCCAGCTTTGGCGCAGGAGGCGTTTGATCTGGATGCGCTGATCACGGCGGCCAAGGGCGAGGAACCGATCACTGTCTATGACAGCACCGGCAAGATCGTTGAAATGGCTGACAATTTTACCGCCAAATATGGCGTCAAGGCCGTGGGCACCAAGGTCAAGGCGACCGATCAGCTCGAAATGATCATTCGGGAGGCCCAGGCCAACAATGTGCAGGGGGACGTCTCGATTATCAGTGATGCGCCGGCCGCGATGGCGCAATTAGCGCCGCAGGGCTTTGTCACCAGCTGGTTGCCGCCGGACCTGGCCGGCAAGATTGCGCCGGAATATCAAGACCCGCTGGTCGTGGTCACCAGTGCCAATGTGTGGGTCTACAATACGGCACTCTACGATGCCTGTCCGATCAGTAATATCTGGCAGCTGACCGAGCCCGAATGGAAGGGCAAGGTCGCCATGCAGGACCCGCTCAACAAGGCGTCCTATGTGGACTGGTTCAACCAGACCCAGGCGCATGGCGATGCGCAGGTGGCGGCGGCCTATAAAGAGCAATACGGCAAGGACCTCGATACCAGTGGAGAAAGCGCGATGGCCCAATGGGTCAAGGCGCTAGCGGCCAATGGGCCGCTGTTGACCGATGCCGATGCGGCGGCTGCTGAAGCCGTCGCGGCGCCGGGGCAGTCGGAGCCTTTTGTGGGGCTCGTGAGCTCGGCCAAGTTTCGCGACAACGCGGAAAATGGTTTTACGCTGGGCCTGTGTAGCGAGCTAAAGCCTTGGCTTGGCTGGATGTATCCCGGCGTCGGGGTGATCACGGCTGGGAGCAATAGTCCCAACGCATCCAAGCTTTTCATCCACTACGTCATGACTGCCGAGGGCATCGCGCCCCAGGCGGAAGACGGGAAAATGTCGACCAATCAAGATGTTGGTCTGCCTGCCGATGAGCCTTCCGGGATCGGGGCGGTGCTGGATCGGGTGTTTCCCTACAGCATGGCGACGAGTCTGGACGATTGGGATGCCCGCCAGGATTGGCAGGACCTTTGGCGCCTGAACTACGCCAAGTGA
- a CDS encoding ABC transporter substrate-binding protein translates to MAQEFNLDALIEAAKAEPPITIYDSTGKIVDMAEAFTAKYGVQATGQKVSANSQLEMIIREAQANNVAGDVALITDAPAALAQLLPQGIVESWVPVDMTDKIPVYFRNPLAISTNANVWTYNTEVYDSCPVSNIWELTEPKWKGKVAFVDPLTKGTYTDWFNQMQTHADPELAAAYKAHFGTDLDVSGETATQQWVKAFASNGPLVTDGDDPVSEAVGAPGQAEPFFGLMSSAKFRDNEDKGYKLGLCAEMTPWVGWTYTKLALIATGTDSPSAARLFVHYILTEEGIAPQVADGKMSTNSEVGIPADEPSGLAEHVAALFPYDASTGLDDWDTRQDWQDFWQMNYRK, encoded by the coding sequence ATGGCGCAGGAATTCAATCTCGATGCGCTGATCGAAGCGGCAAAAGCCGAGCCGCCGATCACCATCTATGACAGCACGGGCAAGATCGTGGATATGGCCGAAGCCTTCACCGCCAAATATGGCGTGCAGGCGACGGGGCAGAAAGTGTCGGCCAATAGCCAGCTCGAAATGATCATCCGCGAAGCGCAGGCCAATAACGTGGCGGGCGACGTGGCGCTGATCACCGATGCGCCGGCGGCTTTGGCGCAATTGCTGCCGCAGGGGATCGTGGAAAGCTGGGTGCCGGTGGATATGACCGACAAGATCCCGGTCTATTTCCGCAATCCGCTGGCGATTTCGACCAATGCCAATGTGTGGACCTACAATACCGAGGTGTATGATAGCTGCCCGGTGAGCAATATCTGGGAACTGACCGAGCCCAAATGGAAGGGCAAGGTGGCCTTTGTCGATCCACTGACCAAAGGCACCTATACCGACTGGTTCAACCAGATGCAGACGCATGCCGACCCCGAACTGGCGGCGGCTTATAAGGCCCATTTCGGTACGGATCTGGATGTGAGCGGGGAGACGGCGACCCAGCAATGGGTCAAGGCCTTCGCGTCGAACGGGCCGCTGGTGACCGATGGCGATGATCCGGTGTCGGAAGCAGTGGGTGCGCCGGGGCAGGCGGAGCCATTCTTTGGCCTGATGAGCTCGGCCAAGTTCCGCGACAATGAGGACAAGGGCTATAAGCTGGGCCTTTGCGCCGAGATGACCCCCTGGGTGGGCTGGACCTATACCAAGCTGGCCCTGATCGCCACCGGCACCGACAGCCCCAGCGCCGCACGGCTCTTCGTCCACTATATCCTGACCGAAGAGGGCATCGCCCCGCAGGTGGCCGACGGCAAGATGTCGACCAATAGCGAAGTGGGCATTCCCGCCGACGAGCCCTCGGGGTTGGCCGAGCATGTCGCGGCTTTGTTCCCCTATGACGCCAGCACAGGCCTAGACGACTGGGACACGCGGCAGGACTGGCAGGATTTCTGGCAGATGAATTACCGCAAATAA